DNA from Deltaproteobacteria bacterium:
TATATTAAGGAGACTCTAATATGGGATATAAAAAGCCTCTGCCCAAACCCAACGCAGACACAAGACCCTTCTGGGAGGGGTGTAAAGCGCACCAGCTCAGATTCCAGAAATGCAGCCAGTGCGGGCACCTGAGGTGGCCCCCCTCAGTCATATGTCCTATCTGCCATTCATCCCAAACGCAGTGGGTGGTCGCAAGCGGGAAGGGCCGTGTCTATAGCTTTGCGGTCTACCACGTCGCCTTTCACCCGGCCTTTGAAGATGAGATCCCATATGTGACGGCCGTTGTGGAGCTTTCAGAAGGACCCTGTATCCTCACAAATATCGTCGGATGTAGCCCCCCAGAGGTGCGGTGTGACATGCCCGTAGAAGTTGTTTGGGACGATGTCACCGATGAATTCAGCCTCCCGAAATTCAGACCGGCCTCAGGCACGTAATTTGAGAAAGGGGATGCAGCGGAGTCAGGATTTGTACAGTTGGGGAAAGCTTCATCAAGCTAATCTCAGTTGTTCTCCATCATCCCGGTCTCTTTATGGAAACATTCATAGCAGATGGTCTTGCCCCTGGCCCGAGTTGTATTGCTTCTCAACACCATGTCCCCACATATTTCGCACCGAAGCAAACCCGTTACTATCTCCCTCTTTACAGGGTTCAGCTTCACTTCCCTGTACGTGAAGATGTCTTCGTTCGTCGCTGAAAGGAGCTGGTTGACCCTTTCATCGATCATCCCTTGATAAAGGACAGACTCCTTTGGGTTTGAAGGGTGGCGACTCACTATCTCCTCCAGGGCGTTGTATTCTTCACTGCTTTGAAGGTTATGATTCTTTAACGATATCTCGACGCCTTCGCCGGTGGTCTCGAAGATAAACAGGTATCTGTGTTTTCCCCAGTCTATAATTTGAAGTGCCCTGTTTCCTGTGGTGCAGCCTGTCAAAGTCTGTATAGCGTCTATAGCACTTGTTGAGTTATACGCTACAACGACAATGCCCTCCTTCTTTATCCTCTCTCTCCCGAGTATCTTCTCTGCCAGTTCACACGCCCTGCATCCTATGACTAGGTCCGGGCATAGATGACCATGGAAATCAGAGGCTCTTTTCAGATTGATGGGTACAATGAAAAACATAGGCTAAACCTCCTTGTTACTTTATCCCTGCCGAAGTTACCAAATGCCTGTTTTATTTCCCCCATCTCAAATCTATCACCTCCTT
Protein-coding regions in this window:
- a CDS encoding Zn-ribbon domain-containing OB-fold protein — protein: MGYKKPLPKPNADTRPFWEGCKAHQLRFQKCSQCGHLRWPPSVICPICHSSQTQWVVASGKGRVYSFAVYHVAFHPAFEDEIPYVTAVVELSEGPCILTNIVGCSPPEVRCDMPVEVVWDDVTDEFSLPKFRPASGT